In one Sesamum indicum cultivar Zhongzhi No. 13 linkage group LG12, S_indicum_v1.0, whole genome shotgun sequence genomic region, the following are encoded:
- the LOC105175224 gene encoding serine/threonine-protein kinase D6PK, translating to MASKTVSRAPVALQQKAVGAHQTTKGHDLKILPSQVSVTIKPKLVNSAEQSAEPRGTTAGAPTEAVDSKRSPTNLNDSSNSGSSDSKVSSTRSEQVSKTDLDVHDTRSSRENSVDQEKKASEPGSVKNSSGFAEVSDGANSLAKTSGSAKVSDRADNVESGKSSICRGSTGSDVSDESTCSSFSSSINKPHKANDMRWEAIQAVRARDGVLGLSHFRLLKRLGCGDIGSVYLAELSGTKCYFAMKVMDKASLASRKKLLRAQTEREILQSLDHPFLPTLYSHFETEKFSCLVMEFCPGGDLHTLRQRQPGKYFSEQAVKFYVAEVLLSLEYLHMLGIVYRDLKPENVLVRDDGHIMLSDFDLSLRCAVSPTLVKTSSIDSDPQRKNSMYCAQPACIEPACIQPSCVVPTTCFSPRIFSSRSKKDRKPKTEIGNQVSPLPELIAEPSNARSMSFVGTHEYLAPEIIKGEGHGSAVDWWTFGIFLYELLFGKTPFKGSGNRATLFNVVGQPLRFPESPVVSFAARDLIRGLLVKEPQHRLAYKRGATEIKQHPFFEGVNWALIRCATPPEIPRPVDYDRLPTPAAPANEKGAIAATDQKSDKYLEFDFF from the exons ATGGCCTCAAAGACTGTCTCCAGGGCTCCTGTGGCACTGCAACAAAAAGCTGTTGGCGCCCATCAAACAACCAAGGGCCatgatctcaaaattttaccttCTCAGGTCTCGGTGACTATCAAGCCCAAGCTGGTTAATTCTGCCGAACAATCAGCCGAACCTCGTGGCACGACAGCGGGAGCACCTACCGAAGCTGTTGACTCCAAAAGATCTCCAACTAATCTGAATGAttcatcgaattctggtaGCTCAGATTCCAAGGTTTCTTCCACCAGATCTGAGCAAGTGTCTAAAACAGATCTTGATGTACATGATACTAGAAGCTCACGGGAAAATTCAGttgatcaagaaaagaaagcgTCTGAGCCAGGCAGTGTGAAGAACAGTTCAGGTTTTGCAGAGGTTAGTGATGGAGCCAATAGTCTTGCAAAAACCAGTGGAAGTGCCAAAGTAAGTGATCGGGCCGATAATGTTGAGAGTGGGAAAAGCAGCATTTGTCGAGGGAGCACAGGTAGTGATGTGAGCGACGAGAGCACTTGTAGCAGCTTCAGCAGCAGTATCAACAAACCCCATAAAGCAAATGATATGCGTTGGGAAGCCATCCAAGCTGTCCGAGCCAGAGATGGTGTGTTAGGATTGAGCCATTTCAGGCTGTTGAAAAGATTAGGTTGTGGTGATATTGGGAGCGTTTATCTGGCCGAGCTGAGTGGAACTAAATGTTACTTTGCGATGAAAGTTATGGACAAGGCATCACTAGCAAGTCGTAAGAAGCTTCTTCGTGCTCAGACAGAAAGAGAGATCCTGCAATCTCTGGACCATCCCTTCCTTCCTACTCTCTACTCTCATTTTGAGACTGAAAAATTTTCGTGTTTGGTAATGGAATTCTGCCCTGGAGGAGATCTGCACACTCTTAGACAGAGACAGCCAGGAAAATATTTCTCTGAACAAGCAGTGAA ATTTTATGTTGCAGAAGTGCTACTTTCGCTGGAGTACTTGCACATGCTTGGGATTGTATATCGTGATCTTAAGCCAGAGAATGTCCTTGTTAGGGATGATGGACATATAATGCTCTCAGACTTTGATCTTTCACTTCGTTGTGCTGTTAGCCCGACTCTGGTCAAGACCTCATCTATTGATTCGGATCCGCAGCGTAAAAATTCCATGTACTGTGCCCAGCCAGCATGCATTGAACCAGCGTGCATTCAGCCATCATGTGTTGTTCCAACAACATGCTTTTCCCCTCGTATCTTTTCTAGCAGATccaaaaaagatagaaaaccCAAAACTGAAATTGGCAACCAAGTTAGCCCCTTACCTGAGCTGATCGCTGAACCAAGCAATGCTCGTTCAATGTCGTTTGTTGGAACCCATGAGTATCTGGCACCTGAGATCATCAAAGGAGAAGGTCATGGAAGTGCAGTGGATTGGTGGACTTTTGGGATCTTTCTTTACGAGCTTTTGTTCGGTAAAACTCCATTTAAAGGATCCGGTAACAGAGCCACATTATTCAATGTTGTCGGACAGCCTCTTCGATTTCCAGAATCACCCGTTGTCAGTTTTGCTGCTAGGGATCTGATTAGGGGTTTACTTGTAAAAGAGCCGCAGCACAGATTGGCCTATAAAAGAGGCGCAACAGAGATAAAACAGCACCCTTTCTTCGAAGGAGTAAACTGGGCTTTGATACGCTGCGCCACCCCTCCTGAGATCCCAAGGCCTGTTGACTATGATCGATTGCCTACCCCAGCCGCACCAGCTAATGAAAAGGGCGCCATTGCTGCCACCGATCAGAAAAGTGATAAATATCTTGAGTTTGATTTCTTTTAG
- the LOC105175226 gene encoding WEB family protein At1g12150 — MLKGRQNGPASPRKPDIGEIDTRAPFQSVKAAVSLFGEVGSPKSSPVAKKSKADERVLEKETQHHMMLRELDCYRDQLRSAETAKAQALRELQRANRTLEELKNKLETLSESKQASIKAAEAARIRAKELEELQSLRAQQGNDVWKVDVEEERERYKACAGELVASKEKLANLKQDFDKAMEEKLAVFKKAEDAQTMAQMNQEKQSQLLKEVAQLLESLDQVKSASLQAQEEHSKLIAEKEAYLLTLKSAKEEAEKDIRRLKEEYEPTETLQEKLEETIESIKVLQEQLSDIQSSDLHSIQTMASELDNAKKALQQVVEEKNSIQSSVDSTKLELEEVKRERSESEKKTLQAESNVKQMQADLEKRKAELEAATPWSTLNKLSAEAEKTRNEAENKQKNAELLKQEAKAARVAAKEADKKLKIALKEAEAAKAAQKLVDDQIHNYPRSKSDDLKDSGSIRKIRLSVEEFDSMKKKIDGLRNDADVKVATAMAQVESINASEKGVLEKLEVILKESEAIQSEINEALKSAEMAEAAKRVVETELEKWRDIKQNEVGKPSNSSKAKKW, encoded by the exons AGTCGAAAGCTGATGAG AGAGTGCTGGAGAAGGAGACGCAGCATCACATGATGCTTAGAGAGCTGGACTGCTACAGAGATCAGCTCAGAAGTGCAGAAACTGCAAAGGCTCAGGCATTGCGGGAGCTGCAGAGGGCGAATAGAACACTTGAGGAGCTAAAAAACAAGCTGGAAACTCTTAGTGAATCCAAGCAAGCGTCGATTAAGGCTGCAGAAGCTGCAAGAATCAGAGCTAAAGAACTGGAAGAGCTGCAATCCCTCAGAGCTCAACAGGGTAACGATGTGTGGAAAGTGGACGTCGAAGAGGAAAGAGAACGTTATAAGGCCTGTGCGGGAGAACTCGTTGCTAGCAAAGAAAAGCTTGCAAATCTGAAACAGGATTTTGACAAAGCCATGGAAGAAAAATTGGCGGTGTTCAAGAAAGCGGAAGATGCCCAAACTATGGCCCAAATGAATCAGGAGAAACAGAGCCAGCTCTTGAAAGAAGTTGCTCAATTGCTCGAATCACTTGACCAGGTGAAATCTGCCTCCCTTCAGGCCCAGGAAGAACACTCCAAGCTTATAGCAGAAAAGGAGGCTTACTTGCTGACCCTTAAATCAGCTAAGGAAGAAGCTGAGAAAGACATCAGGCGTTTGAAAGAAGAATATGAGCCTACAGAAACTCTCCAAGAGAAGCTTGAAGAAACAATTGAGTCAATCAAGGTTTTGCAGGAACAGCTGAGTGACATCCAGTCTTCAGATTTGCATTCCATACAAACCATGGCTTCAGAGCTTGATAACGCTAAGAAGGCACTGCAACAAGttgttgaagaaaaaaattcaatacaaaGTTCCGTTGATTCAACTAAGTTGGAGTTGGAGGAAGTGAAGAGGGAGCGCTCAGAATCGGAGAAGAAGACACTACAAGCAGAATCAAATGTCAAGCAAATGCAGGCTGATCTAGAGAAGAGGAAGGCTGAACTTGAGGCAGCCACTCCGTGGTCTACCCTCAACAAGCTTTCCGCAGAGGCTGAAAAGACCAGAAATGAagcagaaaataaacaaaagaatgCTGAGTTATTAAAGCAAGAAGCTAAAGCAGCAAGAGTTGCAGCCAAAGAAGCTGACAAAAAGCTGAAGATTGCACTGAAGGAGGCTGAAGCGGCCAAGGCTGCACAGAAGCTCGTGGATGATCAGATTCATAACTATCCAAGAAGTAAAAGTGATGACTTGAAAGATTCAGGATCTATTAGGAAGATTCGACTGTCGGTTGAGGAGTTTGACTccatgaagaagaagattgaTGGACTCAGAAATGATGCTGATGTAAAAGTGGCCACAGCCATGGCGCAGGTGGAGTCCATAAATGCAAGTGAGAAAGGAGTTTTAGAGAAGTTGGAGGTGATCTTGAAAGAGAGTGAGGCTATACAATCAGAAATCAATGAAGCTCTAAAGTCAGCAGAAATGGCAGAGGCCGCTAAAAGGGTGGTGGAAACTGAACTCGAAAAATGGCGTGACATCAAACAGAATGAAGTTGGAAAACCATCAAATAGTTCTAAAGCAAAAAAGTGGTGA
- the LOC105175223 gene encoding U-box domain-containing protein 51 isoform X2, producing the protein MASVGGGSSWDEVRAHHQDYNQWENYNSGGGVSEIEEEPSTGEFDNNNINGGNHPLESIREESVYSLGSGEDAVYVAVGRQSEETSMDALRWALNNEVDPSSTVVFLIHVFPETKYIPSPLGKLPISQVNGEQRENYLAQERGKTREFLQKFVDVCSASSQQVKVETILIESDMEAKAIVDLIPILNIRKLVVGTTKSNLRRMRSRRGNGSGVADQILQNAPEFCNVIIICEGKQISELPLNLDPPSPSLSPRATERPPKFAQDQPPNDITSCGCFKL; encoded by the exons ATGGCGTCGGTGGGAGGAGGGAGTAGTTGGGATGAGGTGAGAGCTCATCATCAAGATTATAATCAGTGGGAGAATTACAATAGCGGCGGTGGGGTGAGCGAGATTGAAGAGGAGCCGTCCACCGGAGAATTTGATAACAACAATATTAATGGGGGTAACCATCCTCTGGAAAGCATCAGAGAGGAAAGCGTGTATTCCTTGGGAAGCGGGGAAGACGCCGTGTACGTGGCGGTGGGGCGGCAGAGCGAGGAAACAAGCATGGATGCCCTGAGATGGGCGCTGAATAACGAGGTTGATCCATCGTCGACTGTTGTCTTTCTCATTCATGTCTTTCCTGAGACTAAGTACATCCCCTCTCCAT TGGGAAAGCTGCCGATTAGCCAAGTGAACGGTGAGCAGAGGGAGAATTATTTGGCTCAAGAAAGAGGAAAGACAAGAGAGTTTCTGCAGAAGTTTGTTGACGTCTGTTCTGCTTCCAGCCAG CAAGTGAAAGTGGAGACGATACTGATCGAAAGCGACATGGAAGCAAAAGCCATAGTAGACCTCATTCCTATACTCAATATCAGAAAGCTGGTGGTAGGCACCACAAAGTCCAATCTCAGGAGGATGAGATCACGGAGAGGCAATGGATCTGGAGTTGCTGATCAGATACTCCAAAATGCACCTGAATTTTGCAATGTTATCATCATATGTGAAGGAAAGCAGATCTCTGAGCTGCCCCTCAACCTCGACCCCccttctccctctctctcacCCCGTGCAACTGAGCGGCCTCCCAAATTTGCTCAAGACCAACCTCCTAATGACATTACATCTTGTGGTTGCTTCAAACTGTAA
- the LOC105175225 gene encoding phosphatidylinositol/phosphatidylcholine transfer protein SFH2, translating into MAVVPQEAIDQFEALMEEEVDESLKRTFQNIHQGYPCETLMRFLKAREGNVTRAHKMLVDCLNWRIQNDIDDMLAKPIVPIELYRGIRDSQLIGLSGYTNEGLPVFAVGVGLSTFDRASVHYYVQSHIQINEYRDRVILPAATKKYGRHVSKCIKILDMTGLKLSALNQIKLMTIISSIDDLNYPEKTLTYYIVNAPYVFSACWKVVKPLLQERTRRKINVLSGCGQDDLLKIMNYSSLPHFCRKRCSGSSKHLHNNVDNCFSLDHPFHQQLYNYIKQQVLVCKPVEPVKQGSVHVTLPEDAAEGDIAKILESELEKFEELQRCPESLKDLKIIDDKC; encoded by the exons ATGGCTGTGGTTCCACAGGAAGCCATCGACCAATTTGAAGCTCTGATGGAGGAGGAAG TTGATGAATCCCTCAAAAGAACATTCCAG AACATCCATCAAGGATATCCTTGTGAAACTTTGATGCGCTTTCTGAAGGCGAGAGAAGGAAACGTCACAAGGGCCCACAAGATG TTAGTTGATTGTTTGAACTGGAGAATCCAAAATGACATTGATGATATGTTAGCG AAACCCATTGTTCCTATAGAGCTTTACAGAGGGATACGTGATTCACAGCTTATAGGATTATCAGGTTACACAAACGAG ggtctccctgtctttGCTGTTGGAGTGGGCCTGAGTACATTTGACAGAGCATCT GTTCATTATTATGTACAATCCCACATTCAGATCAATGAATATCGGGATCGTGTGATTCTG CCAGCTGCGACCAAAAAGTACGGGAGGCAtgttagcaaatgtataaagATTCTAGATATGACTGGGTTGAAGCTCTCAGCGTTAAACCAAATAAAG CTAATGACTATTATTTCTTCTATTGATGATCTGAACTATCCAGAGAAAACACTAACGTATTATATTGTGAATGCGCCGTATGTCTTTTCTGCTTGTTGGAAG GTTGTTAAGCCACTTCTGCAGGAGAGGACAAGAAGGAAAATCAATGTACTGTCTGGTTGTGGACAGGATGATTTATTGAAG ATAATGAATTATTCCTCCCTCCCCCATTTCTGCCGTAAGAGATGTTCTGGCTCTTCAAAACATCTACACAATAACGTTGACAATTGCTTTTCCTTGGATCATCCCTTTCACCAACAACTTTACAATTACATTAAGCAGCAAGTCTTGGTTTGTAAACCTGTTGAGCCAGTAAAACAGGGGTCTGTGCATGTGACTTTACCTGAAGATGCAGCTGAAGGAGATATTGCCAAGATTTTGGAATCCGAGTTGGAGAAATTTGAGGAACTACAGAGATGTCCAGAATCATTGAAGGACCTGAAAATCATTGATGACAAGTGCTAG
- the LOC105175223 gene encoding uncharacterized protein LOC105175223 isoform X1, which yields MASVGGGSSWDEVRAHHQDYNQWENYNSGGGVSEIEEEPSTGEFDNNNINGGNHPLESIREESVYSLGSGEDAVYVAVGRQSEETSMDALRWALNNEVDPSSTVVFLIHVFPETKYIPSPLGKLPISQVNGEQRENYLAQERGKTREFLQKFVDVCSASSQKQQVKVETILIESDMEAKAIVDLIPILNIRKLVVGTTKSNLRRMRSRRGNGSGVADQILQNAPEFCNVIIICEGKQISELPLNLDPPSPSLSPRATERPPKFAQDQPPNDITSCGCFKL from the exons ATGGCGTCGGTGGGAGGAGGGAGTAGTTGGGATGAGGTGAGAGCTCATCATCAAGATTATAATCAGTGGGAGAATTACAATAGCGGCGGTGGGGTGAGCGAGATTGAAGAGGAGCCGTCCACCGGAGAATTTGATAACAACAATATTAATGGGGGTAACCATCCTCTGGAAAGCATCAGAGAGGAAAGCGTGTATTCCTTGGGAAGCGGGGAAGACGCCGTGTACGTGGCGGTGGGGCGGCAGAGCGAGGAAACAAGCATGGATGCCCTGAGATGGGCGCTGAATAACGAGGTTGATCCATCGTCGACTGTTGTCTTTCTCATTCATGTCTTTCCTGAGACTAAGTACATCCCCTCTCCAT TGGGAAAGCTGCCGATTAGCCAAGTGAACGGTGAGCAGAGGGAGAATTATTTGGCTCAAGAAAGAGGAAAGACAAGAGAGTTTCTGCAGAAGTTTGTTGACGTCTGTTCTGCTTCCAGCCAG AAGCAGCAAGTGAAAGTGGAGACGATACTGATCGAAAGCGACATGGAAGCAAAAGCCATAGTAGACCTCATTCCTATACTCAATATCAGAAAGCTGGTGGTAGGCACCACAAAGTCCAATCTCAGGAGGATGAGATCACGGAGAGGCAATGGATCTGGAGTTGCTGATCAGATACTCCAAAATGCACCTGAATTTTGCAATGTTATCATCATATGTGAAGGAAAGCAGATCTCTGAGCTGCCCCTCAACCTCGACCCCccttctccctctctctcacCCCGTGCAACTGAGCGGCCTCCCAAATTTGCTCAAGACCAACCTCCTAATGACATTACATCTTGTGGTTGCTTCAAACTGTAA